In one window of Oncorhynchus keta strain PuntledgeMale-10-30-2019 unplaced genomic scaffold, Oket_V2 Un_scaffold_1378_pilon_pilon, whole genome shotgun sequence DNA:
- the LOC127927380 gene encoding very-long-chain (3R)-3-hydroxyacyl-CoA dehydratase-like: MADRQEPSSAMRCHFSPNENPFLPQVSILHAGLYRHRVEDDHLAEVHRLDTPVPSGVLAEAVAVVQSISVFDQSRLFSIPLPEALGSSASFSCVLYIYLPLMVIGLLINFRHLYKQRLKRFRTKKRKSN; the protein is encoded by the exons ATGGCCGATCGTCAAGAACCTTCCTCAGCCATGC GATGCCATTTTTCCCCCAATGAAAATCCATTCCTCCCCCAGGTATCCATTCTACATGCTGGGTTGTATCGACACAGAGTGGAAGACGATCACCTGGCTGAGGTACACCGTCTGGATACCCCTGTACCCTCTGGGGTGCTGGCTGAAG CGGTTGCAGTGGTCCAGTCCATCTCAGTGTTTGACCAGAGCAGACTGTTCAGTATCCCTCTACCTGAGGCCCTGGGCTCCTCTGCCAGCTTCTCCTGTGTCCTCTATATCTACCTACCTCTCATGGTCATCG GGCTTCTCATCAATTTCCGCCACCTGTACAAACAGAGGCTGAAGAGGTTCCGGACCAAGAAGAGGAAGTCTAactga